From the Methylomonas sp. MK1 genome, one window contains:
- the rnd gene encoding ribonuclease D encodes MTIQYINRPDQLDSLCQLISQEPWIALDTEFLREKTYYPKFCLLQIAAPGWVACVDPLAIADLTPLLEAIYNPNIVKVLHSCRQDLEIFYQITGKIPGPIFDTQIAAPLLGFQENPGYAMLVSSFLNVNLSKAHTRTDWSERPLSQDQIQYAADDVIYLCKIYKIMCDQLDKLGRSNWLESDFALLNDPELYQLSPENAWLKIRGKNKLTGKQLSIMQSLTEWRERTAQQENKPRSWLLQDDLLLELGKLQPVTLADLAKIRNINDRTVNRYGKTICELIDSAKQRAPKPLAEKDQAGKKTQQHEAIVDVLSAVVRIRAEENSLNPIILATRKDLEQLLSGDEDCLLLHGWRYNMAGRELQGLLRGDLTLSLQPDGVVISAV; translated from the coding sequence ATGACTATTCAATATATCAACCGCCCGGATCAACTCGATAGCCTTTGCCAACTGATTAGCCAGGAGCCATGGATAGCCCTGGATACCGAATTCCTTCGCGAAAAAACCTATTACCCCAAGTTTTGTTTGCTGCAAATAGCCGCACCGGGCTGGGTGGCTTGTGTTGATCCCTTGGCGATAGCCGATTTAACCCCGTTGTTAGAGGCGATTTACAATCCCAATATTGTCAAAGTGTTGCATTCCTGCCGGCAAGATCTGGAAATTTTTTACCAGATTACCGGCAAAATTCCCGGCCCGATTTTTGATACGCAGATTGCCGCGCCGCTGCTGGGTTTTCAGGAAAATCCCGGCTACGCGATGCTGGTATCCAGCTTCCTGAACGTCAATCTCAGCAAAGCGCATACCCGTACCGATTGGTCGGAACGGCCCTTGAGTCAGGATCAAATCCAGTATGCCGCCGACGATGTGATTTACCTCTGCAAGATTTACAAAATCATGTGCGATCAGCTGGATAAACTGGGGCGCTCAAACTGGTTGGAGAGCGATTTTGCCTTGTTGAACGATCCGGAGTTGTACCAACTGTCGCCGGAAAATGCCTGGTTGAAGATTCGCGGCAAAAACAAGCTGACCGGCAAGCAATTGTCCATCATGCAAAGTCTCACCGAATGGCGCGAACGTACCGCTCAGCAAGAAAACAAACCCCGCAGTTGGCTGTTGCAGGACGATTTGCTGCTGGAACTGGGCAAATTACAACCCGTGACCTTGGCCGATTTAGCCAAAATCCGCAACATCAATGACCGCACTGTTAATCGCTACGGCAAAACGATTTGCGAATTGATCGATAGCGCCAAACAACGTGCACCCAAACCCCTGGCTGAAAAAGATCAAGCCGGCAAGAAAACTCAGCAGCATGAAGCGATAGTGGATGTGCTCAGCGCGGTGGTTAGGATCCGTGCTGAGGAAAACTCACTGAATCCCATTATTTTGGCTACCCGCAAGGATCTGGAACAATTATTGTCCGGCGATGAGGATTGCTTGTTGTTGCACGGCTGGCGTTACAACATGGCTGGCCGGGAGTTGCAGGGCCTATTGCGCGGTGACTTGACCTTGAGTTTGCAGCCGGATGGCGTGGTGATTAGTGCTGTTTAG